From a region of the Nonlabens dokdonensis DSW-6 genome:
- the atpB gene encoding F0F1 ATP synthase subunit A — protein sequence MFKAYLKTAFFALVFTAFATATAQEQANDHSNHSTTGVDDAHYGEGDAVNTKDEVAAFIDHHLQDSHYFTLFEKAEDHFFVSLPLPVLLWDDGVQMFMASKFHHDETIAEHNGNYYKMYHGKIYKTDAAGTITLDDHDHPTQTKPFDFSITKNVVVALLVGLIMFLLFRSLAKQYKTRSIPKGIGRVLEPLVIYVRDEIAKPNVGEKKYRKFMGFLLTVFFFIWIANLLGLTPLGTNLTGNIAVTVGLALLTYLITTFSANKDYWKHIFWMPGVHPIMKIFFIPIELLGTLTKPFALLVRLYANITAGHVVLFTLLGAITVAKTDMDVATGASIGYGIFYFILACFITLIELLVAFLQAYIFTLLSALFIGMAVADHDHHHEEEPEDVEADVEDVRERFV from the coding sequence ATGTTTAAAGCTTATTTAAAGACAGCGTTTTTTGCTTTGGTTTTTACAGCATTTGCAACAGCAACTGCTCAAGAACAAGCAAACGATCATTCAAATCATAGTACAACAGGTGTAGATGATGCTCATTATGGAGAAGGAGATGCTGTTAATACAAAAGATGAGGTTGCTGCTTTTATAGACCATCACTTACAAGATTCACATTATTTCACGCTTTTTGAAAAGGCAGAAGATCACTTTTTTGTTAGTTTGCCGTTACCAGTTTTACTTTGGGATGACGGTGTGCAAATGTTTATGGCTTCAAAGTTTCATCATGATGAAACTATTGCTGAGCATAATGGTAATTATTATAAAATGTATCATGGTAAAATCTATAAGACAGATGCCGCTGGTACTATCACATTAGATGACCATGATCACCCTACACAAACAAAGCCTTTTGATTTTTCTATTACTAAAAACGTGGTAGTAGCATTACTAGTTGGACTTATAATGTTTTTGTTATTTAGAAGTCTAGCTAAACAATATAAAACTCGTTCTATTCCTAAAGGTATAGGTCGTGTCCTTGAGCCATTAGTAATTTACGTAAGAGATGAGATTGCAAAGCCTAATGTAGGTGAAAAGAAGTACCGCAAATTCATGGGCTTCCTTTTAACTGTATTCTTTTTTATCTGGATTGCAAACCTTTTAGGATTAACACCACTAGGTACTAACCTTACAGGTAACATTGCAGTTACGGTAGGTCTTGCTTTACTTACTTATTTGATCACAACATTTAGTGCTAATAAAGATTACTGGAAACACATATTCTGGATGCCAGGTGTGCACCCAATAATGAAGATTTTCTTTATCCCTATTGAATTATTAGGAACATTAACTAAGCCATTTGCATTGTTAGTTCGTTTATACGCAAACATTACAGCTGGTCACGTGGTATTATTTACTTTATTAGGAGCCATTACTGTAGCAAAAACCGATATGGATGTTGCGACAGGTGCAAGTATAGGTTATGGAATATTCTATTTTATTTTAGCATGTTTCATCACATTGATTGAATTATTAGTAGCATTTCTACAAGCATATATATTTACCCTTCTATCAGCACTATTCATAGGAATGGCTGTTGCAGATCATGATCACCATCATGAAGAGGAGCCGGAAGATGTAGAGGCAGATGTAGAAGATGTTAGAGAACGTTTTGTTTAA
- the atpE gene encoding ATP synthase F0 subunit C codes for MEIPTIVGAGLIAIGAGIGLGQIGGKAMEAIARQPEAAGKIQTAMIIIAALLEGFAFAALLLG; via the coding sequence ATGGAAATCCCAACTATTGTAGGTGCAGGACTTATTGCAATCGGAGCTGGTATCGGTCTAGGACAGATCGGTGGTAAAGCAATGGAAGCAATCGCTAGACAGCCAGAGGCTGCTGGTAAAATCCAAACAGCGATGATTATCATCGCAGCACTTCTTGAAGGTTTTGCTTTTGCTGCGCTTCTTTTAGGATAA
- a CDS encoding F0F1 ATP synthase subunit B, with protein sequence MDQLINDFSLGLFFWQLVIFVGLIFLMAKFAWKPILSSLDNREQGIADALASAENAKVEMAKLEASNQAAAQEARAQRDEMIKEAREIKEKMIADAAGQAQEKADKIIAQAQDAIASEKKAALADIKSQVANLSVDIAEKVTRKELSEKDAQHKLIEQLLAEANI encoded by the coding sequence ATGGATCAATTAATTAATGATTTTTCGCTAGGCCTTTTCTTTTGGCAACTTGTTATTTTTGTAGGATTGATTTTCCTTATGGCAAAGTTTGCTTGGAAACCTATCTTAAGTAGTTTAGATAATCGTGAACAAGGAATTGCTGATGCTCTTGCTTCTGCAGAGAATGCAAAAGTAGAAATGGCTAAACTTGAAGCGTCTAATCAAGCTGCTGCTCAAGAGGCTCGCGCTCAAAGAGACGAGATGATTAAAGAAGCACGTGAGATCAAAGAAAAAATGATCGCAGATGCTGCTGGTCAAGCACAAGAAAAAGCAGACAAAATTATTGCTCAAGCACAGGATGCAATCGCTTCTGAAAAGAAAGCAGCTCTTGCTGATATTAAATCACAAGTAGCAAACCTTTCCGTTGATATTGCAGAGAAAGTAACTCGCAAAGAGCTTTCAGAAAAAGATGCTCAGCACAAACTTATTGAGCAATTACTAGCCGAAGCAAATATTTAA